A single genomic interval of Terriglobus albidus harbors:
- the infA gene encoding translation initiation factor IF-1: protein MSKEDAIEVMAVVLETLPNAMFKVELENKHQVLAHVSGRMRKNFIRILPGDRVAVELSPYDLTRGRIVYRYK, encoded by the coding sequence TTGTCGAAGGAAGACGCGATTGAAGTAATGGCAGTGGTCCTTGAGACGCTGCCGAATGCCATGTTCAAGGTCGAGCTGGAGAATAAGCACCAGGTGCTGGCCCACGTCTCGGGTCGCATGCGCAAGAACTTCATCCGCATCCTCCCAGGCGACCGCGTAGCGGTGGAACTGAGCCCGTACGATCTGACCCGCGGGCGCATTGTTTACCGGTACAAGTAG
- the map gene encoding type I methionyl aminopeptidase — protein sequence MAIMIKTPQEIEKMRQAGIILRQVHEAIRQAVKPGATTMDLERVAEAKIAELGAKPAFKGYHDYPWCLCTSVNEEVVHGMPSAKTVLKDGDIVSVDCGVILEGYYSDAAETYPVGKLSPAARKLLDVTKASLEQAIQEAQVGATLGDIGAAVQEMCEASGYGVVRDFVGHGIGRNMHEEPQVPNYGKRGKGTRLRAGMVLAIEPMINAGTHEVKVLKDGWTAVTVDGSLSAHFEHTVAITENGPLVLTR from the coding sequence ATGGCCATCATGATCAAAACGCCGCAGGAGATCGAAAAGATGCGGCAGGCGGGGATTATCCTTCGCCAGGTACATGAAGCGATCCGTCAGGCGGTGAAGCCGGGCGCTACCACGATGGATCTGGAGCGTGTGGCGGAAGCGAAGATCGCCGAGCTCGGCGCTAAGCCAGCCTTCAAGGGGTACCACGATTATCCGTGGTGCCTGTGTACGTCGGTGAACGAGGAAGTCGTGCACGGAATGCCGTCTGCAAAGACGGTGCTGAAGGATGGCGATATCGTCAGCGTCGACTGCGGCGTGATCCTCGAAGGGTATTACTCCGATGCGGCTGAGACCTACCCGGTAGGGAAGCTTTCGCCGGCCGCCCGGAAGCTGTTGGATGTGACCAAGGCTTCTCTGGAGCAGGCAATCCAGGAGGCTCAGGTCGGGGCAACGCTGGGCGATATCGGCGCTGCTGTGCAGGAGATGTGTGAGGCGTCGGGATACGGCGTCGTACGGGATTTTGTGGGACACGGCATCGGCAGAAACATGCACGAAGAGCCGCAGGTTCCGAACTACGGCAAGCGCGGCAAGGGAACCAGGCTGCGGGCCGGAATGGTTCTGGCGATTGAACCGATGATCAACGCCGGGACCCATGAAGTGAAGGTGCTGAAAGACGGTTGGACCGCAGTAACCGTCGACGGCAGCCTGAGCGCGCATTTTGAGCACACGGTAGCCATCACAGAAAATGGCCCCCTGGTGCTAACGCGGTAA
- a CDS encoding adenylate kinase codes for MECVTSPGQPEFISGPVLLLGAPGVGKGTQAQILMQAWGVPQISTGDIIRANIKGGSEVGKEFQKLVSAGHLVPDDLVNQMVAERLEQPDTARGYLLDGFPRTLPQAEWLDGHLGTNPSGLPVVAVSIEVGYTQLLGRITGRRTCPVCQTIYNVHFNPPKVEGKCDKEGAALEQRADDTEEKFAERMRVFDAQTAPVIEHYRALGRFEAVDGDHPVEVVTEKIVAALMRLRGNEGQ; via the coding sequence ATGGAATGCGTAACCTCTCCGGGACAGCCGGAGTTCATCTCCGGGCCGGTTCTGCTGTTAGGTGCGCCAGGAGTCGGTAAGGGAACCCAGGCCCAAATTCTGATGCAGGCCTGGGGTGTTCCCCAGATTTCAACCGGCGACATTATCCGAGCCAACATTAAGGGTGGTTCGGAGGTGGGGAAAGAGTTCCAGAAGCTCGTCTCCGCCGGCCATCTGGTGCCGGATGACCTGGTCAACCAGATGGTGGCCGAGCGGCTGGAACAGCCGGACACCGCGCGGGGGTATTTGCTGGACGGTTTCCCACGGACCCTGCCCCAGGCGGAATGGCTGGATGGGCACCTGGGAACGAACCCCTCGGGGCTCCCCGTCGTTGCCGTGAGTATCGAAGTTGGGTATACTCAACTACTGGGCCGCATTACGGGCAGAAGGACTTGCCCGGTATGTCAAACCATCTATAACGTTCATTTCAATCCACCGAAGGTGGAAGGGAAGTGCGATAAGGAAGGTGCGGCTCTCGAACAGCGGGCAGACGACACGGAAGAGAAGTTCGCCGAACGCATGCGGGTGTTTGACGCGCAGACGGCACCGGTGATCGAGCACTACCGCGCTCTCGGACGATTTGAAGCAGTAGACGGTGATCATCCAGTTGAGGTGGTTACTGAAAAGATTGTGGCTGCGTTGATGCGGCTAAGAGGGAACGAAGGGCAGTAA
- the secY gene encoding preprotein translocase subunit SecY: protein MLDKFLNIFRIPDLRKRVLFTLGLLAVYRLGAHIPTPGINADLLQQYFQQNSGSALGLVDLFSGGNLRKLTIFALGIMPYITASIIFQLLTVIYEPLAKLQKEGEIGRRKITQWTRYLTVLLAIVQSFFIGLTLTSTQTGAPMVTIGKWSFIAMAVLTLTTGTAFIMWLGEQITDRGIGNGMSLLIFTGIVVGLPRGIQDLWEKATTRAWGAFTPIALLILVAGMIAVVAFIVWVERSERRIPVQYAKRIVGRRLMGGQSTHLPLKVNSGGVMPVIFASSILSAPLLFANAAWVQNTKFLRILTEGLKPGEPWYEILFFAAIIFFAYFYISIVFRPDDIADNMRKYGGFIPGIRPGRRTSDYLNDILTRITLVGALYLIIITIIPQFLISGIHLNHLWLVGTLFDKLPTWVTNGMGVQFYFGGTSLLIVVGVAMDTVNQIESQLIMRHYDGFTPKSGRIRGRRSW, encoded by the coding sequence ATGCTGGATAAGTTCCTCAACATCTTCCGTATCCCCGACCTGCGCAAGCGTGTTCTGTTTACGCTTGGCCTGTTGGCGGTCTATCGCCTGGGTGCACATATCCCGACGCCGGGTATCAATGCCGATCTGCTGCAGCAGTACTTCCAGCAGAATTCGGGTTCCGCGCTGGGTCTGGTTGACCTGTTTTCCGGCGGCAACCTGCGCAAGCTGACGATCTTTGCGCTGGGCATCATGCCGTATATCACCGCCTCCATCATCTTCCAGTTGCTGACGGTTATTTATGAGCCGTTGGCCAAACTGCAGAAGGAAGGTGAAATCGGCCGTCGCAAGATCACACAGTGGACCCGCTACCTCACGGTTCTGCTGGCGATCGTGCAGTCGTTCTTTATCGGCCTGACACTGACCAGCACGCAGACCGGAGCTCCGATGGTGACCATCGGCAAGTGGTCGTTTATCGCGATGGCGGTGTTGACGCTGACTACCGGGACTGCCTTCATCATGTGGCTGGGCGAGCAGATTACCGATCGCGGTATCGGCAACGGCATGTCGCTGCTGATCTTTACGGGTATCGTTGTCGGCCTGCCGCGCGGTATCCAGGATCTGTGGGAGAAGGCAACGACCCGTGCCTGGGGAGCCTTCACTCCGATCGCACTGTTGATCCTTGTCGCCGGTATGATCGCTGTGGTCGCGTTTATTGTCTGGGTTGAGCGCTCTGAGCGTCGCATCCCGGTGCAGTATGCGAAGCGTATTGTAGGACGCCGTCTGATGGGCGGACAGTCGACTCACCTGCCGCTGAAGGTAAACTCCGGCGGCGTAATGCCGGTCATCTTCGCCAGCTCGATCCTTTCGGCTCCGTTGCTCTTCGCGAATGCCGCGTGGGTGCAGAACACCAAGTTCCTGCGTATTCTGACCGAAGGTCTGAAGCCGGGCGAACCGTGGTACGAGATCCTGTTCTTCGCGGCGATTATCTTCTTTGCCTACTTCTACATCTCGATCGTCTTCCGTCCGGATGACATCGCTGACAACATGCGGAAGTACGGTGGTTTTATTCCCGGTATCCGTCCGGGTCGCCGCACAAGCGACTATCTGAATGACATCCTGACCCGTATTACGCTGGTCGGCGCGCTATATCTGATCATCATCACCATCATTCCGCAGTTCCTGATTTCAGGTATCCACCTGAATCACCTGTGGCTGGTTGGTACCCTGTTCGATAAGCTGCCGACCTGGGTCACTAACGGTATGGGCGTACAGTTCTACTTCGGTGGAACCTCGCTGCTGATCGTGGTGGGTGTGGCGATGGACACGGTGAACCAGATCGAGTCGCAATTGATCATGCGTCACTACGACGGCTTTACGCCGAAGAGTGGCCGCATCCGCGGACGCCGGAGCTGGTAA
- the rplO gene encoding 50S ribosomal protein L15 yields MAKNLSNLRAPKGANSNKKRIGRGMGSGMGKTSTRGHKGQGSRSGSRTMRGFEGGQMPLHRRLPKRGFTNIFRTEYTVLGLDTIASLNESELTIEKLQALGVAKKNALVKVLANGEITTAVTVHAHKFSKAAQEKIEKAGGKAVVLG; encoded by the coding sequence ATGGCAAAGAATCTTTCGAACCTCCGTGCGCCGAAGGGCGCCAACAGCAACAAGAAGCGTATCGGCCGCGGTATGGGCTCGGGTATGGGTAAGACCTCGACCCGTGGCCACAAGGGCCAGGGTTCGCGCTCTGGCTCGCGCACGATGCGCGGTTTTGAGGGCGGCCAGATGCCGCTGCACCGTCGTCTTCCGAAGCGCGGCTTCACCAACATCTTCCGTACCGAGTACACGGTTCTGGGTCTGGACACGATCGCTTCTCTGAACGAGAGCGAGCTGACGATCGAGAAGCTGCAGGCTCTGGGTGTGGCGAAGAAGAACGCGCTGGTGAAGGTTCTGGCAAATGGCGAGATCACCACTGCTGTTACCGTGCATGCTCATAAGTTCTCCAAGGCTGCTCAGGAGAAGATTGAGAAGGCCGGCGGTAAGGCTGTCGTTCTCGGCTAA
- the rpmD gene encoding 50S ribosomal protein L30, which produces MAKTIKIQYYRSKIATPVKHKLVVKGLGFTRLNQIVEREDTPSIRGMVKAIPHLVRIVEE; this is translated from the coding sequence ATGGCAAAGACCATCAAGATCCAGTACTACCGTTCCAAGATCGCCACGCCGGTGAAGCACAAGCTGGTGGTTAAGGGCCTGGGCTTTACGCGCCTGAACCAGATCGTGGAGCGTGAGGACACCCCCTCGATCCGCGGCATGGTGAAGGCGATTCCGCACCTGGTCCGTATCGTCGAAGAGTAG
- the rpsE gene encoding 30S ribosomal protein S5, which produces MATLKKKIDANKLNLKDQVVAINRVTKVVKGGKNMSFAALVVVGDPAEGVVGFGSGKAKEVPQAIRKGIESAKKNLVKVNLTETTIPHQVLGRFGSGQVLLKPAPEGTGVIAGGAVRAVMTSAGVQNVLTKSLGTANPHNVIKATFAALTQLRDKQEVAALRGKAVEEL; this is translated from the coding sequence ATGGCAACTCTGAAGAAGAAGATTGATGCCAATAAGCTGAACCTGAAGGACCAGGTCGTCGCGATCAACCGCGTGACCAAGGTCGTCAAGGGTGGTAAGAACATGTCCTTCGCCGCGCTGGTGGTTGTGGGCGATCCCGCCGAGGGCGTGGTTGGCTTCGGCTCGGGCAAGGCGAAGGAAGTTCCGCAGGCGATCCGTAAGGGAATCGAGTCGGCTAAGAAGAACCTCGTAAAGGTGAACCTGACCGAGACGACGATTCCTCACCAGGTGCTGGGCCGTTTCGGTTCGGGCCAGGTGCTGCTGAAGCCGGCTCCCGAAGGTACGGGCGTTATCGCCGGTGGCGCGGTGCGTGCGGTTATGACCTCGGCCGGTGTGCAGAATGTCCTGACCAAGTCGCTCGGTACCGCCAATCCGCACAACGTGATCAAGGCGACGTTTGCTGCCCTGACGCAGCTGCGTGACAAGCAGGAAGTGGCCGCCCTTCGTGGCAAGGCTGTTGAGGAGCTCTAA
- the rplR gene encoding 50S ribosomal protein L18: MIQQRQRNVIRQRVHTRIREKLSGTTERPRLNVYRSLDHIYTQLIDDSNGVTIASASTVAKKGDAKKTGGNIEAAKAVGKLIAERAQEKGVKKVVFDRGGYLYHGRIKALADAAREAGLEF; the protein is encoded by the coding sequence ATGATTCAACAGAGACAGCGCAATGTAATCCGCCAGCGGGTCCACACCCGTATCCGTGAGAAGCTTTCGGGTACGACCGAGCGTCCGCGCCTGAACGTGTACCGCTCGCTGGACCACATCTACACCCAGCTCATTGACGATTCCAATGGTGTGACGATCGCTTCGGCATCGACTGTAGCCAAGAAGGGCGATGCGAAGAAGACCGGCGGCAATATTGAGGCGGCCAAGGCAGTCGGCAAGCTGATCGCCGAGCGCGCCCAGGAGAAGGGCGTCAAGAAGGTGGTCTTCGACCGTGGTGGTTACCTCTATCACGGACGCATCAAGGCCCTTGCCGATGCCGCTCGTGAAGCGGGACTCGAGTTCTAA
- the rplF gene encoding 50S ribosomal protein L6: MSRIGKKPIALASSVKYKVNGNVVEVTGPKGTVNALLPTGIKLVEKDGHLLAERENDSQAAIHGLARALVFNAVEGVTKGWTKELDIVGIGYRAEMKGKGVVVFTLGYSHPIEFPLPTGIDVTIDPKQTHLTVTGIDRQKVGQVAADMRSLRKPDPYKNKGVRYSGEKLKKKVGKTGAK, encoded by the coding sequence ATGTCACGTATTGGAAAGAAGCCGATCGCTCTCGCCTCGAGCGTGAAGTATAAGGTGAACGGCAATGTTGTCGAAGTGACCGGCCCCAAGGGAACGGTCAATGCGCTTCTCCCGACCGGCATCAAGCTGGTGGAGAAGGACGGTCACCTTCTGGCCGAGCGGGAGAACGATTCCCAGGCTGCCATTCACGGTCTGGCGCGCGCTCTGGTGTTCAACGCCGTTGAGGGCGTCACCAAGGGCTGGACGAAGGAGCTGGACATTGTCGGCATCGGTTACCGCGCTGAGATGAAAGGCAAGGGAGTAGTGGTGTTCACGCTGGGGTACTCGCATCCGATCGAGTTCCCGTTGCCTACGGGCATCGACGTGACTATCGATCCGAAGCAGACGCACCTGACGGTCACCGGTATCGACCGGCAGAAGGTTGGTCAGGTAGCGGCGGATATGCGCTCTCTGCGTAAGCCGGATCCGTACAAGAACAAGGGCGTCCGTTACTCGGGCGAGAAGCTGAAGAAGAAGGTCGGTAAGACCGGCGCTAAGTAA
- the rpsH gene encoding 30S ribosomal protein S8: MNLTDPVADFLTRIRNAIRARHQKLDVPASKLKAEIARILKEEGYIANYKTSDEEGRTVLRVYLKYGANNEAAIQNLERVSRPGCRVYVGRDEIRRVQGGLGISIITTPKGLMTGRQARKEGVGGELLCNVW, translated from the coding sequence ATGAACCTGACTGATCCGGTAGCAGACTTCCTGACACGTATCCGCAATGCGATCCGCGCTCGCCACCAGAAGCTGGATGTTCCCGCTTCAAAGCTGAAGGCAGAGATTGCCCGCATTCTGAAGGAAGAAGGCTACATCGCCAACTACAAGACCTCTGACGAAGAGGGCAGAACTGTTCTGCGTGTGTATCTGAAGTACGGCGCGAATAATGAGGCTGCTATCCAGAACCTGGAGCGCGTGTCCCGTCCCGGTTGCCGCGTGTATGTCGGCCGCGACGAGATCCGCCGTGTTCAGGGAGGTTTGGGGATCTCGATCATCACCACCCCGAAGGGTCTGATGACCGGTCGCCAGGCGCGCAAGGAAGGCGTCGGCGGCGAACTCCTCTGCAACGTCTGGTAG
- a CDS encoding type Z 30S ribosomal protein S14, with translation MSTTAKAVKDARKPKFKCRKHNRCKLCGRPRAFLRKFGICRLCFRALALKGEIPGVVKSSW, from the coding sequence ATGTCAACGACTGCAAAGGCTGTAAAAGACGCTCGTAAGCCCAAGTTCAAGTGCCGCAAGCACAACCGCTGCAAGCTGTGCGGACGCCCGCGTGCGTTCCTGCGCAAATTCGGCATCTGCCGTCTGTGCTTCCGTGCTCTGGCGCTGAAGGGTGAGATCCCAGGCGTCGTCAAGTCGAGCTGGTAA
- the rplE gene encoding 50S ribosomal protein L5: protein MAARLKEKYTKELKSAVQKDLGITNVMAVPKLEKIVINMGLGEATQNSKIMDPLVSDLAQITGQKPVLTKAKKSIAAFKVREGQAIGAMVTLRGDSMYEFLDRLITIALPRVRDFKGVSPKSFDGRGNYTLGLRDQLIFPEIDYSKVERLKGMNVTIVTTAQDDHGARTLLKHFGMPFRQGN from the coding sequence ATGGCAGCACGCCTGAAAGAGAAGTACACGAAAGAGCTGAAGTCGGCGGTTCAGAAGGACCTCGGGATCACGAATGTGATGGCCGTGCCGAAGCTCGAAAAGATTGTCATCAACATGGGTCTGGGTGAGGCTACCCAGAACTCGAAGATCATGGATCCCCTGGTCTCTGATCTGGCGCAGATCACCGGTCAGAAGCCGGTGCTGACCAAGGCGAAGAAGTCGATCGCAGCCTTCAAGGTCCGCGAGGGCCAGGCAATCGGTGCGATGGTCACTCTGCGTGGCGACTCGATGTACGAGTTCCTTGATCGTCTGATCACCATCGCGCTGCCCCGTGTCCGTGACTTCAAGGGTGTTTCGCCGAAGAGCTTTGACGGCCGCGGCAACTACACGCTCGGTCTGCGTGACCAGTTGATCTTCCCGGAGATCGACTACTCCAAGGTGGAGCGTCTGAAGGGTATGAACGTCACCATCGTGACCACAGCCCAGGATGACCACGGCGCGCGTACGCTGCTCAAGCACTTCGGCATGCCCTTCCGCCAGGGCAACTAA
- the rplX gene encoding 50S ribosomal protein L24 gives MPNIQRNDTVIVIAGKSKGKKGRVLRVISENNRVLVEGVGLVKKHVRPNPQRNIKGGIAEQEAPIHISNVMLLDGQGNPTRVGFRVVDGKRERFAKTTGETLASKKK, from the coding sequence ATGCCGAATATTCAGCGCAACGATACGGTGATCGTGATCGCCGGTAAGAGCAAGGGCAAGAAGGGCCGCGTTCTGCGGGTCATCTCCGAGAACAATCGCGTCCTGGTTGAGGGCGTGGGCCTGGTGAAGAAGCACGTTCGCCCCAATCCGCAGCGCAACATCAAGGGCGGTATCGCCGAGCAGGAAGCTCCTATCCACATCAGCAACGTGATGTTGCTGGATGGTCAGGGCAACCCGACTCGAGTTGGTTTCCGCGTAGTTGATGGTAAGCGCGAGCGCTTCGCCAAAACGACCGGCGAGACCCTGGCTTCAAAGAAGAAGTAA
- the rplN gene encoding 50S ribosomal protein L14 has protein sequence MSVQMRTILDVADNSGARRLQMILPLGGGLGKKAGLGDVVTAAVKEAAPDGTVKKGKVVKCVIVRMRKESRRKDGTYIRFDQNAAVVINDAGEPVGTRVFGPVARELREKKFLKIVSLAPEVI, from the coding sequence ATGTCCGTTCAAATGAGAACGATTCTTGATGTGGCCGATAACTCCGGCGCACGCCGCCTGCAGATGATTCTGCCGCTGGGCGGCGGTCTGGGGAAGAAGGCCGGCCTTGGCGACGTGGTCACCGCAGCGGTGAAGGAAGCCGCTCCGGATGGCACGGTGAAGAAGGGCAAGGTTGTAAAGTGCGTGATCGTGCGGATGCGTAAGGAGTCGCGCCGCAAGGATGGCACCTACATCCGCTTTGACCAGAACGCGGCCGTTGTGATCAACGATGCCGGCGAGCCGGTGGGTACCCGCGTCTTCGGTCCCGTCGCTCGTGAGCTGCGCGAGAAGAAGTTCCTGAAGATCGTCTCGCTGGCCCCTGAGGTCATCTAA
- the rpsQ gene encoding 30S ribosomal protein S17 produces the protein MAETQVQQNEQATRRNEKVGQVVSTKMQKTIVVSVEMRKAHPKYKRVVKSNKKFYAHDEQNSARVGDVVRIRETRPTSKLKRWALEEIVRRSALAQLPDVKEAAAE, from the coding sequence ATGGCAGAGACCCAAGTACAGCAGAACGAGCAGGCGACGCGCCGCAATGAGAAGGTCGGCCAGGTAGTTTCGACCAAGATGCAGAAGACCATTGTAGTTTCGGTCGAGATGCGTAAGGCTCACCCGAAGTACAAGCGCGTTGTGAAGTCCAACAAGAAGTTCTACGCGCACGACGAGCAGAATTCGGCCCGCGTGGGCGATGTGGTCCGCATCCGCGAGACCCGTCCCACCAGCAAGCTGAAGCGCTGGGCGCTGGAAGAGATAGTCCGCCGCTCGGCCCTGGCCCAGTTGCCGGATGTCAAGGAAGCTGCGGCTGAGTAA
- the rpmC gene encoding 50S ribosomal protein L29, which produces MELNKIRNLSDTELKTEADKASEQLFRLKFQRSLGNNEGVKKLRGLKKDVARLKTISRERQLGVRGAAAVEASAEPVKAKKAAKKATKKAAKKD; this is translated from the coding sequence ATGGAACTGAACAAGATTCGTAATCTGAGCGATACGGAGCTGAAGACCGAGGCCGACAAGGCCTCCGAACAGCTGTTCCGTCTGAAGTTTCAGCGCTCGCTGGGCAACAACGAGGGCGTAAAGAAGCTGCGCGGGCTGAAGAAGGATGTCGCCCGCCTGAAGACGATCTCGCGTGAGCGCCAGCTGGGCGTCCGCGGAGCCGCTGCGGTCGAGGCTTCGGCCGAGCCGGTGAAGGCGAAGAAGGCGGCCAAGAAGGCAACCAAGAAAGCAGCGAAGAAGGACTAA
- the rplP gene encoding 50S ribosomal protein L16, with amino-acid sequence MLMPKKVKFRKQQKGKMRGKAWRGSTLSFGDYGLKVMECGYITDRQIEASRIAMTRFIKRGGKVWLRLFPDKPITKKPAEVRMGSGKGALDHWVAVVRPGKILFEMEGVAPEIAKEAMRLASNKLPLKTTFVQRHDVKVVAAK; translated from the coding sequence ATGTTGATGCCAAAGAAAGTTAAGTTCCGGAAACAGCAGAAGGGCAAGATGCGCGGCAAGGCGTGGCGCGGCTCGACGCTGAGCTTCGGAGATTACGGTTTGAAGGTGATGGAGTGCGGTTACATTACTGACCGCCAGATCGAAGCCAGCCGTATCGCGATGACGCGTTTCATCAAGCGCGGCGGCAAGGTGTGGCTGCGTCTGTTCCCGGATAAGCCGATCACCAAGAAGCCTGCCGAAGTCCGTATGGGTTCCGGTAAGGGTGCTCTGGATCACTGGGTTGCGGTTGTTCGTCCGGGCAAGATCCTGTTCGAGATGGAGGGTGTTGCTCCCGAAATCGCGAAAGAGGCGATGCGCCTGGCGTCCAATAAGCTGCCGTTGAAGACGACGTTTGTGCAGCGCCACGACGTGAAGGTTGTTGCCGCCAAGTAA
- the rpsC gene encoding 30S ribosomal protein S3, producing MGQKVHPYGFRLGVNKPWKSRWFVERDYDKLLVEDVKLKAELREKLKAAGVSSVEVERPGNKLRLIIRTARPGIIIGRKGAEIDKLKADIQKRTNREVFIDILEVNKPELDAQLVAENIALQLEKRVSFRRAMRKSVDSALRFGCKGIKVRVSGRLNGNEIARSEWYLQGRLPLHTLRADIDYGFAEARTTYGVIGVKTWIYRGDIYEQKKRRDQVTTSGVF from the coding sequence ATGGGACAGAAAGTCCATCCTTACGGATTTCGCCTCGGCGTAAACAAGCCGTGGAAGTCGCGCTGGTTCGTGGAGCGCGATTATGACAAGCTGCTGGTCGAGGACGTCAAGCTGAAGGCGGAGCTCCGCGAGAAGCTGAAGGCCGCCGGCGTGAGCTCGGTGGAAGTAGAGCGCCCCGGCAACAAGCTGCGGCTGATCATCCGCACGGCTCGTCCGGGCATCATCATCGGACGCAAGGGCGCGGAGATCGACAAGCTGAAGGCCGATATCCAGAAGCGCACCAACCGCGAGGTGTTCATCGACATCCTCGAGGTCAACAAGCCTGAACTGGATGCCCAGCTGGTTGCCGAGAACATCGCACTGCAGCTCGAGAAGCGCGTCAGCTTCCGTCGCGCAATGCGTAAGAGCGTCGACTCGGCGCTGCGCTTCGGCTGCAAGGGAATCAAGGTGCGTGTTTCCGGCCGTCTGAACGGTAACGAAATCGCGCGTTCCGAGTGGTATCTGCAGGGCCGCCTGCCGCTGCACACGCTGCGCGCCGATATCGACTACGGCTTCGCCGAAGCTCGTACGACGTACGGCGTGATCGGCGTGAAGACGTGGATCTACCGTGGTGATATCTACGAGCAGAAGAAGCGCCGCGACCAGGTCACGACCTCGGGCGTGTTCTAA
- the rplV gene encoding 50S ribosomal protein L22 codes for MAQAAEQTREFRAEAKFQRTSPQKAKLVLDLIKGKRVEAALTTVMFTKKRIAPLVEKVLRSAVQNANYLAQEQGLDLDVDNLYVKQAVANEGPRMKRIRPAPMGRAYRYQRRLAHIIITVAEKQQAGAAAGAGAAEVKAAAPKKAAKKTAAKKAPAKKAAAKKAAK; via the coding sequence ATGGCACAGGCAGCAGAACAGACCCGCGAGTTTCGCGCAGAAGCGAAGTTCCAGCGGACCAGCCCGCAGAAGGCCAAGCTGGTGCTGGATCTGATCAAGGGCAAGCGTGTTGAGGCGGCGTTGACCACCGTGATGTTCACCAAGAAGCGCATCGCTCCGCTGGTGGAGAAGGTGCTGCGTTCGGCGGTGCAGAACGCAAATTACCTGGCACAGGAGCAGGGCCTCGACCTGGATGTAGACAACCTGTATGTGAAGCAGGCTGTCGCGAACGAAGGTCCGCGTATGAAGCGTATCCGTCCGGCTCCGATGGGCCGTGCGTATCGCTACCAGCGCCGGCTTGCGCACATCATCATCACCGTTGCAGAGAAGCAGCAGGCCGGTGCGGCTGCAGGCGCTGGCGCGGCTGAGGTGAAGGCGGCGGCTCCGAAGAAGGCTGCAAAGAAGACGGCAGCCAAGAAGGCTCCGGCGAAGAAGGCGGCAGCGAAGAAGGCTGCCAAGTAA
- the rpsS gene encoding 30S ribosomal protein S19 translates to MARSMKKGPFIDAHLMTKVEAMNQANDKKVIRTWSRRSTIYPEFIGHTLAVHNGKKFIPVYVTENMVGHKLGEFAATRTFKGHAAKTESAAKK, encoded by the coding sequence ATGGCACGTTCGATGAAGAAGGGCCCGTTTATCGACGCCCACCTGATGACGAAGGTTGAAGCGATGAACCAGGCGAATGACAAGAAGGTCATCCGCACCTGGTCGCGCCGCTCGACCATCTACCCGGAGTTCATTGGTCACACCCTTGCTGTTCACAACGGCAAGAAGTTCATCCCGGTCTACGTGACCGAGAACATGGTTGGCCACAAGCTGGGTGAGTTTGCAGCTACGCGCACCTTCAAGGGACACGCGGCTAAGACCGAGTCGGCGGCGAAGAAGTAA